One Thermococcus eurythermalis DNA segment encodes these proteins:
- a CDS encoding methionine adenosyltransferase yields the protein MAEKVRNIVVEELVRTPVEMQQVELVERKGIGHPDSIADGIAEAVSRALSREYIKRYGIILHHNTDQVEVVGGRAYPQFGGGEVIKPIYILLSGRAVEMVDRELFPVHEIAIKAAKDYLKKAVRHLDIENHVIIDSRIGQGSVDLVGVFNKAKENPIPLANDTSFGVGYAPLSETERIVLETEKALNSDDFKKEWPAVGEDIKVMGLRKGDEIDLTIAAAIVDSEVANPDEYMAVKEAIYQKAKEIVEAHTERKVNIYVNTADDPKNGIYYITVTGTSAEAGDDGSVGRGNRVNGLITPNRHMSLEAAAGKNPVSHVGKIYNLLSMLIANDIAEQVEGVEEVYVRILSQIGKPIDEPLVASVQIIPKKGYSIDVLQKPAYEIADAWLANITKIQKMILEDKLNVF from the coding sequence ATGGCTGAGAAGGTTAGGAACATCGTCGTTGAGGAGCTCGTTAGAACCCCGGTCGAGATGCAGCAGGTCGAGCTCGTTGAAAGGAAGGGAATTGGACACCCCGACAGCATAGCCGACGGCATTGCCGAGGCCGTCAGCAGGGCCCTCAGCAGGGAGTACATCAAGAGATACGGTATAATCCTCCACCACAACACCGACCAGGTCGAGGTCGTTGGCGGTAGGGCCTATCCACAGTTCGGCGGTGGTGAAGTCATCAAGCCGATTTACATCCTCCTCTCTGGAAGGGCCGTTGAGATGGTTGACAGGGAGCTCTTCCCGGTTCACGAGATAGCGATAAAGGCCGCCAAGGACTACCTCAAGAAGGCCGTCAGGCACCTCGACATCGAGAACCACGTCATCATTGACTCCCGCATAGGGCAGGGAAGTGTTGACCTCGTTGGAGTCTTCAACAAGGCCAAGGAGAACCCGATTCCGCTCGCCAACGACACCTCCTTCGGTGTCGGCTACGCCCCGCTCAGCGAGACGGAGAGGATAGTCCTCGAGACCGAGAAGGCCCTCAACAGCGACGACTTCAAGAAGGAGTGGCCGGCAGTCGGTGAGGACATCAAGGTCATGGGCCTCAGGAAGGGCGACGAGATTGACCTCACCATAGCTGCAGCCATAGTTGACAGCGAGGTCGCCAACCCGGACGAGTACATGGCCGTCAAGGAGGCCATCTACCAGAAGGCCAAGGAGATAGTCGAGGCCCACACCGAGAGGAAGGTCAACATCTACGTCAACACCGCCGACGACCCGAAGAACGGCATCTACTACATCACCGTCACCGGAACGAGCGCCGAAGCCGGTGACGACGGTAGCGTTGGCAGGGGCAACCGCGTCAACGGCCTCATCACCCCGAACAGGCACATGAGCCTGGAGGCCGCCGCTGGAAAGAACCCAGTCAGCCACGTTGGAAAGATTTACAACCTCCTCTCGATGCTCATAGCCAACGACATCGCCGAGCAGGTCGAGGGCGTCGAGGAGGTCTACGTCAGGATTCTGAGCCAGATAGGAAAGCCCATTGACGAGCCCCTCGTAGCGAGCGTCCAGATAATCCCGAAGAAGGGCTACTCAATTGATGTCCTCCAGAAGCCGGCCTACGAGATCGCCGACGCCTGGCTCGCCAACATAACCAAGATACAGAAGATGATTCTCGAAGACAAGCTCAACGTCTTCTGA
- a CDS encoding DHH family phosphoesterase: MRVLILGGGALGRSIAEALKGEFDVVIVEKDEIRARTLEESGFHVVQGDFSYTATLLKAGIEKSELVVMTTMNVDTIKKTIYVIRTNNKDVPIMTVLPDDIGLDELTESIKESFEADVKVDYAISPRTALKNALIDMVKQIGEKKNVNLLVKKLLELKNEGDSLLIAMHDNPDPDSLASAAALSVIAQTLGFKTKIVHGGEITHHENRAFINLLGIDVTRISRGSYEIRRYPFIALVDCQPNGNITILESLDYERIKIIIDHHQILQHLPDIIPEDAFLDIRPEVNSASSILVEYLRGLNIPISPSLATALFYGIYVDTKRFSKLSPVDLKAIEFLAGKVDYELLDKIEHPDISTETAEILARAIMHRKIYKNVIISNVGFITNRDALAEAADFLLRLEGITTVLVFGIVDDKIEISARTRDVRVNIGAVLKEAFGELGSGGGHARAGGARIHLGIFKLAKDKNSLLRLVEEAVTERFLEALKVKES; encoded by the coding sequence ATGAGAGTCCTTATCCTGGGTGGTGGGGCCCTTGGACGCTCAATAGCCGAAGCCCTCAAGGGAGAGTTCGATGTGGTTATCGTGGAGAAGGATGAAATCCGCGCCAGAACCCTTGAGGAGAGCGGTTTTCACGTTGTCCAGGGAGATTTCTCTTACACGGCCACGCTCCTAAAGGCCGGAATCGAGAAGTCCGAACTTGTTGTGATGACCACTATGAACGTGGATACAATAAAAAAGACCATATACGTGATCAGAACAAACAACAAGGACGTCCCAATCATGACAGTACTCCCGGACGATATCGGGCTGGACGAGCTCACCGAGAGCATAAAAGAGAGCTTCGAGGCCGATGTTAAGGTTGACTACGCCATATCCCCAAGAACTGCACTCAAGAACGCGCTCATTGATATGGTAAAGCAGATAGGAGAGAAGAAGAACGTAAACCTTCTCGTGAAAAAGCTCCTCGAGCTGAAAAATGAGGGTGACTCCCTCCTCATCGCCATGCACGACAACCCAGACCCGGACTCACTCGCGAGCGCCGCCGCGCTGAGCGTCATAGCCCAGACGCTCGGATTCAAGACGAAAATCGTCCACGGGGGCGAAATAACCCACCACGAAAACAGGGCCTTCATCAACCTCCTTGGCATTGACGTAACGCGCATCTCAAGGGGCTCTTACGAGATAAGGCGCTACCCGTTCATAGCGCTCGTTGACTGCCAGCCGAACGGGAACATCACAATCCTTGAGAGCTTGGACTACGAGCGGATTAAAATCATCATAGACCACCACCAGATACTCCAGCATCTCCCTGACATTATTCCAGAGGACGCGTTCCTAGACATAAGGCCCGAGGTCAACTCGGCTTCCTCAATCCTCGTCGAGTATCTTAGAGGACTTAACATACCCATCTCGCCGTCCCTCGCAACGGCACTCTTCTACGGCATCTACGTGGACACGAAGAGGTTCTCAAAGCTGAGCCCGGTCGACCTCAAGGCGATTGAGTTCCTGGCGGGAAAGGTTGACTACGAGCTCCTCGACAAGATTGAGCACCCAGATATAAGCACAGAAACCGCGGAAATCCTCGCGAGGGCAATAATGCACAGGAAAATCTACAAGAACGTCATAATAAGCAACGTGGGCTTCATCACGAACCGCGACGCCCTGGCAGAAGCCGCGGACTTTCTCCTCCGCCTCGAAGGCATAACGACCGTCCTCGTCTTCGGCATAGTGGACGACAAGATTGAAATCTCAGCGAGGACAAGAGACGTCAGGGTCAACATTGGTGCCGTCCTAAAAGAGGCCTTTGGCGAGCTCGGAAGCGGAGGGGGGCACGCGAGAGCAGGCGGCGCCAGGATACACCTCGGAATCTTCAAGCTCGCCAAGGACAAGAACTCCCTGCTCAGGCTCGTGGAAGAAGCGGTAACTGAGAGATTCCTAGAAGCATTAAAGGTGAAAGAAAGTTAA
- a CDS encoding pyridoxal phosphate-dependent aminotransferase, giving the protein MALSDRLEMVNPSEIRKLFDLAQGVEGLISLGIGEPDFDTPEHIKEYAKEALDKGMTHYGPNAGLPMLREAIARKLREQNGIEADPKSEIMVLVGANQAFIMGLATFLKDGEEVLIPSPMFVSYAPAVILAGGRPVEVPTYEENEFRLSVDDLEKHVSDKTRALIINSPNNPTGAVLTKKDLEEIADFAVEHDLIVFSDEVYEHFVYDGVKNHSIASLDGMFERTITINGFSKTFAMTGWRLGFVAAPAWIIEKMTRFQMYNATCPVTFAQYAAAKALEDERSWKAVEEMRQEYDRRRNLVWKRLNEMGLPTVKPKGAFYIFPRIRDTGLTDKEFSELMLKEAKVAVVPGSAFGKAGEGYIRISYATAYEKLEEAMDRMEKVLREKELV; this is encoded by the coding sequence ATGGCGCTGAGCGACAGGCTTGAGATGGTTAACCCCTCTGAGATTAGAAAGCTCTTCGACCTTGCCCAGGGCGTTGAGGGTCTCATATCACTTGGAATCGGCGAACCTGACTTCGACACGCCGGAGCATATAAAGGAATATGCTAAGGAGGCCCTTGATAAGGGCATGACGCACTACGGCCCGAACGCCGGCCTGCCGATGCTCCGCGAGGCGATAGCGAGAAAGCTCAGGGAGCAGAACGGCATCGAGGCCGACCCGAAGAGCGAAATAATGGTGCTCGTCGGGGCGAACCAGGCTTTTATTATGGGCCTTGCAACGTTTCTCAAGGATGGGGAAGAAGTCCTCATCCCGAGTCCGATGTTCGTCAGCTATGCCCCGGCCGTCATTCTCGCCGGAGGAAGACCGGTTGAGGTTCCGACCTACGAGGAGAACGAGTTCCGCCTTTCCGTTGACGACCTCGAAAAGCACGTGAGCGACAAAACCAGGGCGCTCATCATAAACTCCCCGAACAACCCGACCGGCGCGGTTCTGACTAAGAAGGACCTTGAGGAGATTGCAGACTTCGCGGTCGAGCACGACCTCATCGTCTTCAGCGATGAAGTTTACGAGCACTTCGTTTACGACGGGGTCAAGAACCACAGCATCGCTTCCCTCGACGGCATGTTCGAGCGGACGATAACGATAAACGGCTTCTCCAAGACCTTCGCCATGACCGGCTGGCGCCTCGGCTTCGTCGCGGCCCCCGCATGGATAATCGAGAAGATGACCCGCTTCCAGATGTACAACGCCACCTGTCCGGTTACCTTTGCCCAGTACGCGGCCGCGAAGGCCCTCGAGGACGAGAGGAGCTGGAAAGCAGTCGAAGAGATGAGACAGGAGTACGACAGGAGAAGGAACCTCGTCTGGAAGCGCCTCAACGAGATGGGCCTTCCGACGGTCAAGCCCAAGGGAGCGTTCTACATATTCCCGAGGATTAGGGACACCGGCTTAACCGACAAGGAGTTCAGCGAGCTCATGTTGAAAGAAGCCAAGGTCGCGGTCGTTCCAGGCTCGGCCTTCGGAAAGGCTGGCGAGGGATACATAAGGATAAGCTATGCGACCGCCTACGAGAAGCTTGAGGAAGCTATGGACAGGATGGAGAAGGTTTTGAGGGAAAAAGAACTTGTTTAG
- a CDS encoding DUF120 domain-containing protein yields MKKVRLLVSLARKGAVGKKVRVTVRELAEELGVSPQTVLRLLNEMEEEDLIEKSVEGKRTLVGVTPEGANFLRALCDEISEALSTGVIVGEVVSGLGEGAYYVKQYSPLIQEYLGFEPYLGTLNVRVLFPKTVFDALCNVRPVIIPGFTKGGRTFGDVKAYRVRIDGVEGAVVVPSRTVHPPKIAEIIAPVNLREKLGLKDGDRVRIEVVE; encoded by the coding sequence ATGAAGAAAGTAAGACTCCTTGTTTCCCTGGCGAGAAAGGGTGCTGTAGGGAAGAAAGTCCGGGTCACCGTGAGGGAGCTCGCCGAAGAGCTTGGTGTCTCCCCACAGACGGTTCTGAGGCTCCTAAATGAGATGGAGGAGGAAGACCTAATCGAGAAGAGCGTTGAGGGGAAGAGAACCCTCGTAGGGGTGACACCGGAGGGTGCGAACTTCCTCCGGGCGCTCTGCGACGAGATTTCGGAGGCACTATCAACCGGTGTGATTGTCGGTGAGGTGGTCTCTGGACTTGGGGAGGGGGCCTATTACGTCAAACAGTACTCCCCCCTGATTCAAGAGTACCTTGGCTTTGAGCCGTATCTCGGAACGCTGAACGTCCGTGTCCTCTTCCCCAAGACCGTCTTTGACGCCCTCTGCAACGTGAGGCCCGTCATAATCCCAGGATTTACCAAGGGAGGCAGGACTTTTGGTGATGTTAAGGCATACAGGGTCAGGATTGACGGCGTTGAGGGGGCAGTCGTCGTGCCCTCAAGAACGGTGCACCCGCCGAAGATTGCTGAGATAATAGCACCTGTGAACCTGAGGGAGAAGCTCGGCCTCAAGGACGGTGACAGGGTCAGGATTGAAGTCGTGGAGTAA
- a CDS encoding translin family protein codes for MSGDIEAIIDFIRKTLDEKDSLREEALKVTREIVRLSGDTVKALHRGDLRLAEQRWKEARERVLKVREMLANHPDLYYAGYVQTAHQEFVEASLLMSYVTGRPYPEPSELGVPEADYALGVGDFVGELRRYFLHRLLEGDIATAEKVYSEMERVYNALITLEYPKGLVNVRQKQDQARYVLERTLEDLTRAKLNKSLEEKLEKALKND; via the coding sequence GTGAGCGGGGACATTGAGGCGATTATAGATTTCATAAGAAAGACCCTCGACGAAAAGGACTCGCTTAGGGAAGAGGCCCTTAAGGTTACCAGGGAGATAGTAAGGCTCAGCGGCGACACGGTCAAGGCCCTCCACAGGGGCGACCTCAGACTCGCCGAGCAGAGGTGGAAGGAGGCCAGGGAGAGAGTACTAAAGGTCAGAGAAATGCTGGCCAACCACCCTGACCTGTACTACGCTGGCTACGTCCAGACGGCCCATCAGGAGTTCGTGGAGGCCTCACTCCTCATGAGCTACGTTACAGGCAGGCCGTATCCTGAGCCCTCTGAGCTTGGAGTTCCAGAGGCCGACTACGCCCTTGGGGTTGGCGATTTCGTGGGGGAGCTGAGGAGGTATTTCCTCCACAGGCTGCTTGAAGGAGACATCGCGACTGCCGAGAAGGTTTACAGCGAGATGGAGAGAGTTTACAACGCGCTCATAACCCTTGAGTATCCGAAGGGGCTTGTCAACGTGAGGCAAAAGCAGGACCAGGCGCGCTACGTTCTCGAGAGAACCCTCGAAGACCTAACGAGGGCCAAGCTCAACAAGAGCCTCGAGGAAAAGCTTGAGAAGGCCCTAAAGAATGACTGA
- a CDS encoding HAD family hydrolase: MLRALIFDVDETLVYYEGYDHREWYENWVMPALRKHGIELDYETYKKTVTGNLPRSYIERFGIDHVEFWQIVDSVNLEYRKKMAELGRIRPFPDVGALKELKEMGLKLAAVSNASQECTEFVLDLFGLRKYFDVVYGKDYSNLDGVKPDPYLVKKALKALGVAPQETLMVGDSHHDVLAGKRAGMKVVNVTRFGKVEGADYYVKDLWELVELVKKMMGGQSP; encoded by the coding sequence ATGTTGCGGGCACTGATATTTGACGTTGATGAGACCCTCGTCTACTATGAGGGCTACGACCACCGCGAATGGTACGAGAACTGGGTCATGCCCGCCCTCAGGAAGCACGGCATCGAGCTTGACTACGAGACCTACAAAAAGACAGTAACGGGTAATCTCCCGAGGAGCTATATCGAGCGCTTTGGAATAGACCACGTTGAGTTCTGGCAGATTGTTGATAGTGTAAACCTTGAGTACCGCAAGAAGATGGCAGAGCTCGGGCGGATAAGGCCCTTTCCCGATGTTGGTGCCCTAAAAGAACTGAAAGAGATGGGGCTTAAGCTGGCCGCGGTCAGCAACGCCTCCCAGGAGTGCACCGAGTTCGTTTTGGATCTCTTTGGCCTGAGGAAGTACTTTGACGTCGTCTACGGCAAGGATTACTCAAACCTCGACGGCGTCAAGCCCGACCCCTACCTCGTCAAGAAGGCCCTCAAAGCGTTGGGTGTAGCCCCTCAAGAGACCCTGATGGTCGGGGACAGCCACCACGACGTCCTCGCCGGAAAGCGCGCCGGCATGAAGGTGGTTAATGTCACGCGCTTCGGAAAAGTTGAGGGCGCAGACTACTACGTGAAAGACCTGTGGGAGCTCGTGGAGCTCGTGAAAAAGATGATGGGGGGTCAATCCCCATAG
- a CDS encoding endonuclease V: MTELKDYIITEKLKKIAQLQREFSKRVVERPLDVDSIETVGAVDVSYRENTAVSALVVCTFPDCEVLEARTTKARATFPYIPTYFFLRETRPVLLVAKNADFDVLLVEGHGRAHPRGYGLASHIGLVLKKPVIGVAKRPLRGVPEGLYKKVGKAYVSVGHLVDLKSAAEVVGALGGSYPKPLKLADKLSKVRT, translated from the coding sequence ATGACTGAATTAAAGGATTACATAATTACCGAAAAACTCAAAAAGATAGCCCAGCTCCAGAGGGAGTTCTCAAAAAGGGTAGTCGAGAGACCGCTTGACGTAGATTCCATTGAGACCGTCGGCGCTGTTGACGTCTCGTACAGAGAAAACACGGCCGTCTCTGCCCTGGTTGTCTGTACGTTTCCGGACTGCGAAGTCCTGGAAGCGAGAACGACCAAAGCCAGGGCAACCTTCCCCTATATCCCGACCTATTTCTTTCTCAGGGAGACAAGGCCGGTCCTGCTTGTTGCCAAAAACGCGGACTTTGACGTTCTCCTTGTTGAAGGGCACGGTAGGGCCCACCCAAGGGGCTACGGGCTGGCCTCTCACATAGGACTGGTGCTCAAAAAGCCCGTCATCGGCGTCGCGAAGAGGCCGCTGCGCGGCGTGCCGGAGGGCCTCTACAAAAAGGTAGGAAAAGCTTATGTAAGCGTCGGGCATCTGGTTGATTTGAAGTCGGCCGCCGAGGTGGTTGGAGCACTTGGCGGAAGCTATCCGAAACCTCTTAAGCTCGCTGACAAGCTCTCAAAGGTGAGAACATGA
- a CDS encoding PRC-barrel domain-containing protein: protein MVRRLSKLYGKQIYNTKGNYVGYVDEVLIDLDRGRGQVMALVLPGEKVGIPYDRVTAIGDIILVRAKED, encoded by the coding sequence ATGGTGAGGAGGCTCTCGAAGCTTTACGGAAAACAGATTTACAATACGAAGGGCAACTACGTTGGCTACGTTGATGAAGTGCTGATAGACCTCGACAGGGGTAGGGGGCAGGTTATGGCGCTCGTCCTTCCGGGTGAAAAAGTTGGTATCCCCTACGACCGCGTCACGGCCATCGGGGACATAATCCTCGTTAGGGCTAAGGAGGATTAA
- a CDS encoding CBS domain-containing protein: MVVIPRPIDPREIKRIRKELGITQEELAKKAGVTQAYIAKLEAGKVDPRLSTLNRILQALLECKKAQPKAKDVMSSPVISVKPYEKVERVIKLMNEHNISQIPVVSGNKVVGSVTERTLVRQSLEYEDIYDHKVMEVMEEPFPIVNEDEDLEVVKYLLEDHPAVLVQNREGKIVGIITRVDLFRVGKT, translated from the coding sequence ATGGTAGTCATTCCCCGGCCGATTGACCCCAGGGAAATCAAGCGAATTCGAAAGGAGCTCGGCATAACGCAGGAAGAACTTGCGAAAAAAGCCGGCGTAACGCAGGCCTACATCGCGAAGCTTGAGGCGGGTAAGGTAGACCCCCGTCTGTCAACGCTGAATCGAATTCTCCAGGCCCTCCTCGAGTGTAAGAAGGCCCAGCCCAAAGCAAAAGACGTCATGTCATCGCCCGTTATTTCAGTCAAACCCTACGAGAAGGTGGAGCGCGTTATCAAGCTGATGAACGAGCACAACATCTCCCAGATTCCCGTCGTCTCTGGGAACAAGGTCGTCGGTTCGGTGACCGAGCGAACCCTCGTGAGGCAGAGCCTTGAATACGAGGACATCTACGACCATAAGGTCATGGAAGTGATGGAGGAGCCCTTCCCGATAGTCAACGAGGACGAGGACTTGGAAGTCGTTAAGTACCTCCTCGAGGACCATCCAGCGGTTCTCGTCCAGAACAGGGAGGGCAAGATAGTGGGGATCATAACGCGGGTTGACCTCTTCAGGGTCGGCAAAACCTGA
- a CDS encoding oxygen-binding di-iron domain-containing protein, translated as MGIRPPAGADCFHRRYVSSTKALRVWVRFVRKLNPKIIAPPHGAIFRDDHVENFLNWLGNLKVGIDVFEKEFYGD; from the coding sequence GTGGGGATACGACCTCCTGCTGGAGCAGACTGTTTCCACAGGCGCTACGTGAGCTCAACGAAGGCCTTGAGGGTGTGGGTGCGCTTTGTTAGAAAGCTGAACCCCAAAATAATAGCGCCACCGCACGGGGCGATATTCAGGGACGATCACGTTGAGAACTTCCTCAACTGGCTTGGAAACCTTAAAGTCGGAATCGACGTCTTTGAAAAAGAATTCTATGGGGATTGA
- the serK gene encoding L-serine kinase SerK: MGVEKVPKYDIPTIKVDYVFIDLDKMKPHEQLVQKELEAFIESVTGSGLFWKPMLLAKIPGTDEYLIVDGHHRWAGLQKLGAKRAPSVILDYFSADVKVYTWYPAFKGDLNEVLERLKAEGLEVIEDPEAEEKAERGEIAFAIVGEKVFAIPGGLEEQKKVSKVLDEMSVEGRIELIYYGLKEDAREDMGKGEIDYVFIRKAPSKEEVMELVKRGEVYSPKTTRHVLPFNPDKIDVKLEELF, encoded by the coding sequence ATGGGAGTTGAAAAGGTTCCAAAATACGACATCCCGACCATCAAGGTCGACTACGTTTTTATTGACCTCGACAAGATGAAGCCGCACGAGCAGCTTGTCCAGAAGGAGCTCGAGGCCTTTATTGAGAGCGTCACGGGAAGTGGTCTCTTCTGGAAGCCCATGCTCCTCGCAAAGATTCCGGGGACGGACGAGTACCTCATCGTTGACGGCCACCACCGCTGGGCCGGTCTTCAGAAGCTCGGCGCGAAAAGGGCCCCGTCCGTTATCCTCGACTACTTCAGCGCCGATGTTAAGGTCTACACCTGGTACCCGGCCTTCAAGGGCGACCTCAACGAAGTCCTTGAGAGGCTCAAAGCCGAGGGGCTTGAGGTTATAGAGGACCCCGAGGCCGAGGAGAAGGCCGAGAGGGGCGAGATAGCCTTCGCCATCGTCGGTGAGAAGGTCTTTGCTATTCCTGGCGGTCTTGAGGAGCAGAAGAAGGTCAGCAAGGTTCTCGACGAGATGAGCGTCGAGGGCAGGATCGAGCTCATCTACTACGGCCTCAAGGAGGACGCCAGAGAGGACATGGGCAAGGGCGAAATAGACTACGTGTTCATCAGGAAGGCTCCGAGCAAGGAGGAGGTCATGGAGCTCGTCAAGCGCGGCGAGGTCTACTCCCCGAAGACCACCAGGCACGTCCTCCCGTTCAACCCGGACAAGATTGACGTCAAGCTTGAAGAGCTGTTTTAA
- a CDS encoding DUF835 domain-containing protein: protein MRESESMLELFAPLLSGAITGKRKPAHHFRIVHSLNEVREERAVVIGRVGTKVPPEWELVTVGAAGGFFGPRELHRVLDGIVSSLSKDPDRAIVIACPEYLALHNGFNALFKFLNDVRDYAILHGGRVYLITDESSWDPREFALLKRLEG from the coding sequence ATGCGGGAGAGTGAAAGCATGCTGGAATTGTTTGCTCCCCTGCTCTCAGGGGCAATTACGGGCAAGCGCAAGCCCGCACATCACTTTAGGATAGTCCACTCGCTCAACGAAGTCCGTGAAGAAAGGGCGGTTGTAATTGGCAGGGTGGGAACAAAGGTTCCACCGGAATGGGAGCTCGTGACTGTGGGTGCCGCCGGCGGCTTTTTTGGCCCTAGAGAGCTTCACAGAGTTCTTGACGGTATCGTATCAAGCCTCAGTAAAGACCCGGACAGGGCAATCGTCATAGCCTGCCCCGAGTACCTTGCCCTCCACAACGGCTTCAACGCCCTTTTTAAGTTCCTCAACGACGTCCGGGATTACGCAATCCTCCACGGGGGCAGAGTTTACCTGATAACCGACGAATCCTCGTGGGATCCCAGAGAGTTTGCGCTTCTAAAGAGGCTTGAAGGCTAA
- a CDS encoding DMT family transporter translates to MQELVLGIFAALLSAFSWASATILVRAGLKKLSPVGANILRLYVASTLFLTIFALTGNLGVFRLPVKLLALAFISAQFGFVIGDYFYFGALKRMGVSRTVPITSTYPLWTILWAILFLGKKVEPHVIIGAVLVVLAIIVVKRAEEEEHTDRLGFVFAFLAPISWSIAITIMEHLSSSIPTIQLAGVRIVFASIGISAFLPKYGREVRGVSRREVAVLAGAAVLGLVLGQYLFVYSVTLVGSPIAAPVSAINPVIASLLAVVLLGEKPNAKIFEGLVLAVLGVVLISHRLKLLSPFFYLLLPTARGQ, encoded by the coding sequence ATGCAGGAGCTAGTCCTTGGGATCTTCGCGGCACTGCTGTCGGCCTTTTCGTGGGCCTCAGCGACGATACTGGTGAGGGCGGGCTTGAAAAAGCTCTCACCTGTAGGCGCCAACATATTGAGGCTGTACGTCGCCTCGACCCTTTTCCTGACAATCTTTGCCTTAACTGGAAATCTGGGTGTTTTCAGGCTGCCCGTTAAACTGCTTGCCCTCGCGTTCATCTCCGCCCAGTTCGGATTCGTCATAGGGGACTACTTTTACTTCGGCGCCCTCAAGAGAATGGGAGTTTCTAGAACTGTCCCGATAACTTCAACATACCCGCTCTGGACAATCTTATGGGCTATACTCTTTCTGGGTAAGAAGGTCGAGCCCCACGTAATTATCGGTGCCGTTCTCGTTGTCCTGGCCATAATAGTGGTGAAGAGGGCCGAAGAAGAGGAGCATACAGACCGGCTCGGTTTTGTCTTTGCTTTTCTGGCCCCGATATCATGGAGCATCGCCATAACAATAATGGAGCACCTCTCCAGCAGTATCCCCACCATCCAGCTGGCTGGAGTCAGGATAGTCTTTGCCTCCATTGGGATTTCGGCGTTCCTGCCGAAGTACGGAAGGGAAGTGAGAGGAGTAAGCAGGAGAGAGGTCGCAGTCCTCGCGGGTGCGGCCGTTCTCGGGCTGGTGCTGGGGCAGTACCTCTTCGTGTATTCGGTAACCCTCGTTGGCTCCCCAATAGCGGCGCCGGTCTCTGCGATAAACCCGGTAATAGCGTCACTTCTCGCGGTGGTGCTCCTTGGGGAAAAGCCGAACGCGAAGATATTCGAGGGGCTGGTCCTGGCCGTCCTTGGAGTTGTCCTGATATCCCATCGGCTAAAGCTTTTAAGCCCCTTTTTCTATCTACTACTGCCGACAGCGAGGGGACAATAA
- a CDS encoding metallophosphoesterase: MKLVALTDIHGNRGMAKRLAEHLKKEKPDALIIAGDVTNFSGAEVARKVLEPLLETCVPILAVHGNCDGRDMPELLEELGIGIHNKRRELNGIGFVGIGGSNITPFNTVWELTEDEIREILERNYRPGDAIVSHAPPKDTKADRVHSGLHVGSSALRKFIEDNQPPLVITGHIHEARSVDHVGETVIVNPGPLFRGYYAVIDFAEKRKKVEDVKLKEL, translated from the coding sequence ATGAAGCTCGTGGCCCTGACGGACATCCACGGCAACAGGGGGATGGCGAAGAGGCTCGCAGAGCACCTGAAGAAGGAGAAGCCAGACGCCCTTATTATTGCAGGAGACGTAACGAACTTCTCCGGGGCAGAAGTCGCTAGGAAAGTCCTTGAACCCCTCCTTGAGACCTGCGTCCCAATCCTGGCCGTCCATGGCAACTGCGACGGCAGGGACATGCCAGAGCTCCTTGAGGAGCTTGGAATCGGCATCCACAACAAACGGCGGGAGCTCAACGGCATTGGATTCGTTGGAATCGGGGGCTCGAACATCACACCCTTCAACACAGTCTGGGAGCTGACCGAGGACGAAATCCGCGAAATCCTTGAGAGAAATTACCGCCCCGGCGACGCTATAGTCTCCCATGCCCCGCCGAAGGACACAAAGGCAGACCGCGTCCATTCAGGGCTCCACGTTGGAAGTTCAGCGCTGAGGAAGTTCATCGAGGACAACCAGCCCCCGCTCGTCATTACAGGCCACATACACGAGGCGAGGAGCGTTGACCATGTTGGGGAAACGGTAATCGTGAACCCAGGCCCACTCTTCAGGGGGTACTACGCGGTCATAGACTTTGCCGAGAAAAGAAAAAAGGTAGAGGACGTCAAGCTAAAGGAGCTCTAA